The Rhinatrema bivittatum chromosome 4, aRhiBiv1.1, whole genome shotgun sequence genome window below encodes:
- the LOC115090619 gene encoding LOW QUALITY PROTEIN: cyclin-dependent kinase inhibitor 1B-like (The sequence of the model RefSeq protein was modified relative to this genomic sequence to represent the inferred CDS: inserted 1 base in 1 codon) translates to MSNVRISNGSPSLEPMDQRXEYPKPSACRNLFGQVDHEELNKDFKKYQKDSEKECQNKWNFDFRNHRPLEGRFKWKVVDQGDLPDFYSRAPFKRSCMSGNIESLDVNGNCRAVILPGSQGISEGARLIDQKTSESQTDLIDQCTGQRKRSATDDSSPQNKRANTTETTASGASPNSTVEQTPKKSSPRRHQT, encoded by the exons ATGTCAAATGTTCGTATTTCTAACGGTAGCCCTTCCCTGGAACCGATGGACCAAC AGGAGTATCCCAAACCTTCAGCTTGCAGAAATCTCTTTGGGCAAGTGGATCACGAAGAGTTAAATAAGGATTTCAAGAAATACCAGAAGGACTCGGAGAAGGAATGTCAAAATAAGTGGAATTTTGATTTCAGAAATCACAGACCCCTGGAAGGAAGATTCAAGTGGAAAGTTGTGGACCAGGGAGACTTGCCTGATTTTTATTCCAGAGCTCCATTCAAAAGGAGTTGCATGTCTGGCAACATCGAGAGTTTGGATGTAAACGGGAATTGCCGTGCAGTTATCCTTCCTGGGTCTCAGGGAATTTCAGAAGGCGCGCGTTTGATAGATCAAAAGACATCTGAGAGCCAAACGGACTTGATAGACCAGTGCACTGGGCAAAGGAAAAGATCTGCCACTGATG ATTCCTCTCCTCAGAACAAAAGAGCCAACACAACAGAAACTACGGCTTCAGGAGCTTCACCCAATTCCACAGTGGAGCAAACGCCTAAGAAATCCAGTCCCAGGAGACATCAAACGTAA